A region of Synergistaceae bacterium DNA encodes the following proteins:
- a CDS encoding Hpt domain-containing protein — protein MDEAEIKQYMDTEKALERIRGNKKLLKTLLTHFMNTQDQVAQLKREVKVNDKDGAAKSAHAIKGVAANLSMTALYDQSVSFEALLKSGGDTGDMAEGFGTFETAYKKTLECVEALLRNFPA, from the coding sequence ATGGACGAAGCTGAAATCAAGCAGTATATGGATACCGAAAAAGCGCTGGAGAGAATACGGGGAAACAAAAAACTTTTAAAAACGCTATTGACGCATTTTATGAACACCCAAGATCAGGTCGCTCAGTTGAAGCGAGAGGTCAAAGTGAACGATAAGGATGGCGCGGCCAAGAGTGCTCACGCCATTAAAGGTGTGGCGGCCAATCTTTCTATGACGGCTCTTTACGACCAAAGCGTTTCCTTTGAGGCGTTGCTAAAAAGCGGCGGTGATACGGGTGATATGGCGGAGGGCTTCGGAACTTTCGAGACCGCTTATAAGAAAACGCTGGAGTGCGTGGAAGCTCTTCTTCGGAATTTTCCCGCTTGA
- the secG gene encoding preprotein translocase subunit SecG, with amino-acid sequence MKIFLSLVHIVLSLTLMVVVLLQHRKQGGFGGAFGGGTQADVGQWQRFTGLTKLTVLLAGFFMLTSLLLILI; translated from the coding sequence ATGAAGATTTTTTTGTCCTTGGTCCATATCGTTCTGAGCCTGACGCTGATGGTGGTTGTGTTGCTGCAGCACCGTAAGCAAGGCGGTTTTGGTGGGGCCTTCGGGGGCGGAACGCAAGCGGATGTTGGGCAATGGCAGCGTTTTACGGGTTTGACAAAGCTGACGGTGCTCTTGGCGGGGTTTTTTATGTTAACCTCTCTATTGTTGATTTTGATCTAG